One stretch of Nitrospirota bacterium DNA includes these proteins:
- the cobT gene encoding nicotinate-nucleotide--dimethylbenzimidazole phosphoribosyltransferase, which produces MNMLQETLNSIKPLSMDLQDKTQKRLDNLTKPPGSLGRLEELARRYVTITGNEYPKIKKKVIYTFAGDHGVTQEGVSAYPKEVTYQMVFNFLRGGAGINVLASHAGAEVRVVDIGVDYMFEDAKGLIKKKIGMGTQNMALRPAMRMEECIRSLKTGIELAYEAHKEGADIIGTGDMGIGNTTPSSAITAVLTGKPVEQVTGRGTGINDDMFKNKIRVIEQSIAVNKPDARNPLDVLAKVGGFEIAGIAGLIIGAAACRIPVVIDGFISSAAALVAVSLKEEISQYLFASHLSVENGHQAILERIGIVPLFDLNLRLGEGTGACLAISLIEAGVKILTEMATFGEAGVSGGKK; this is translated from the coding sequence ATGAATATGTTGCAGGAAACTTTAAATAGCATTAAACCATTGAGCATGGATTTGCAGGATAAGACTCAGAAGAGGCTGGACAATCTTACTAAACCGCCGGGAAGCCTCGGACGGTTAGAAGAGCTGGCAAGGCGCTATGTCACGATTACAGGAAACGAGTATCCAAAGATTAAAAAGAAGGTTATATATACATTTGCCGGTGACCATGGCGTGACTCAGGAGGGCGTCAGTGCCTACCCAAAGGAAGTGACTTACCAGATGGTCTTCAATTTCTTACGCGGCGGTGCAGGGATAAATGTGCTGGCAAGCCATGCAGGAGCTGAGGTAAGAGTGGTGGACATAGGTGTTGATTATATGTTTGAAGATGCAAAAGGGCTTATTAAAAAGAAGATCGGAATGGGGACACAGAATATGGCTTTAAGACCTGCTATGAGAATGGAAGAGTGTATCAGGTCACTAAAAACCGGGATAGAGCTTGCGTACGAGGCACACAAAGAGGGGGCAGATATAATAGGCACAGGAGACATGGGGATTGGAAATACCACACCAAGCAGTGCCATAACGGCAGTGCTCACAGGGAAACCTGTTGAACAGGTGACAGGACGCGGGACAGGTATTAACGATGATATGTTCAAGAATAAGATAAGGGTCATTGAACAGAGTATCGCTGTTAACAAACCTGATGCAAGGAATCCTCTGGATGTCCTGGCAAAGGTGGGCGGGTTTGAAATTGCAGGGATAGCGGGGCTTATTATAGGTGCAGCAGCCTGCAGAATACCTGTTGTCATAGACGGCTTTATCTCTTCAGCCGCAGCCCTTGTTGCTGTTTCGTTAAAGGAAGAGATATCACAATACCTTTTTGCCTCCCATCTGTCTGTTGAAAATGGTCATCAGGCGATACTGGAGAGGATAGGCATTGTTCCTCTGTTTGACCTTAATCTGAGGCTTGGTGAGGGTACAGGCGCATGTCTTGCCATCAGCCTGATCGAGGCCGGTGTAAAGATACTTACTGAGATGGCTACGTTTGGAGAGGCGGGAGTG